A stretch of Halobacteriovoraceae bacterium DNA encodes these proteins:
- a CDS encoding transposase, whose translation LKKHPHLNEMYHAKEALQCFYRIKGYEKASVAIDKMIERFRESKTKEVKRLGNTLKYWRQEVLNYFRKRLTNARLEGFNNKASLVRRRAYGYKNPNNYRLRLLSVCG comes from the coding sequence CCTTAAAAAGCATCCACACCTCAATGAAATGTATCATGCGAAAGAAGCCCTACAGTGTTTTTATCGTATAAAAGGGTATGAAAAGGCATCTGTGGCCATCGATAAAATGATTGAGAGATTTAGGGAGTCTAAAACTAAAGAAGTGAAAAGACTCGGAAATACTCTCAAATATTGGAGGCAGGAAGTCCTTAATTATTTTAGAAAAAGACTAACAAATGCGAGGTTAGAGGGCTTTAATAACAAAGCTTCCCTTGTAAGAAGAAGAGCTTACGGATATAAGAACCCAAATAACTATCGGTTACGTCTCTTAAGTGTCTGTGGTTGA